One segment of Paenibacillus rhizovicinus DNA contains the following:
- a CDS encoding MFS transporter codes for MKNNYRFTVYALAFGAFFTATSELVVSGILNIIAADLRISLATAGLLITAYSAAFAIGTPIIVSLTSRVERRKVLAAALVLFIIGSFASSASTSIEMLMLSRIVLGISSGVYLVIAFGAAARIVPAEKLGSAIGTIVLGFSSAMILGVPIGIAVAERYSWQAIFLLLGIVSIVFAILLYRLLPEIEGDAPIPFRKQFKALGNTVVISALVLTFFRESGNSVLFTYMSSFLQQILHFSISGVSAMMLVFGVVGAIASRIGGYVVDRWGAARMIIAGIAVHIAALALLPVFTGTVIAGVLLLAVVVFGMFAVGPAIQSYFIQQAPQSANLILSLNTSVIHLGLAAGAGAGGAMLAGASTLRFHPWLAAVVLLIGLAAGLVGFSGRRRRNHVQRRDVHAVPSE; via the coding sequence ATGAAAAACAATTACCGTTTCACCGTTTACGCGCTAGCCTTCGGCGCCTTCTTCACGGCCACCTCGGAATTGGTCGTCTCCGGGATCTTGAATATCATCGCTGCCGACTTAAGGATATCGCTTGCCACGGCCGGCTTGCTGATTACCGCCTATTCGGCCGCTTTCGCCATCGGCACGCCGATCATCGTCTCCCTCACCTCGCGGGTCGAACGCCGCAAAGTGCTGGCTGCCGCGCTCGTGTTGTTCATCATCGGCAGCTTCGCGTCCAGCGCGAGCACCTCGATCGAAATGCTGATGCTATCCCGTATCGTGCTCGGCATCAGTTCCGGCGTCTACCTCGTCATCGCATTCGGGGCGGCGGCGCGAATCGTCCCGGCGGAGAAACTCGGCAGCGCCATCGGCACGATCGTACTGGGCTTCAGCAGCGCAATGATTCTCGGCGTTCCGATCGGAATCGCCGTCGCGGAACGCTACAGCTGGCAGGCGATCTTCCTGCTGCTCGGCATCGTCAGCATCGTATTCGCGATCCTGCTCTACCGCCTGCTGCCCGAGATCGAAGGAGACGCTCCGATTCCGTTCCGCAAACAGTTCAAGGCGCTTGGGAACACGGTCGTGATCAGCGCGCTCGTGTTAACCTTCTTCAGGGAATCCGGCAACTCCGTCCTCTTTACGTATATGTCGTCATTTCTGCAGCAAATCCTGCATTTCAGCATCTCCGGCGTCAGCGCCATGATGCTCGTCTTCGGCGTGGTCGGAGCGATCGCCTCGCGTATCGGCGGCTACGTCGTTGACCGATGGGGCGCGGCCCGCATGATTATCGCGGGAATCGCGGTTCATATTGCCGCGCTCGCATTGCTCCCGGTATTCACCGGAACGGTCATCGCCGGCGTCCTGCTCTTGGCCGTCGTCGTGTTCGGCATGTTCGCGGTCGGACCGGCGATCCAAAGCTATTTTATCCAGCAAGCCCCTCAATCAGCGAACCTGATCCTAAGCTTGAATACATCGGTTATTCATCTTGGCCTTGCGGCAGGCGCCGGAGCCGGCGGCGCGATGCTGGCCGGCGCCTCGACCTTGCGCTTCCATCCATGGCTGGCCGCCGTCGTGCTGCTGATCGGCCTGGCGGCGGGACTTGTCGGCTTCTCCGGCCGCCGACGCCGAAACCACGTACAGCGCCGAGACGTGCATGCCGTTCCAAGCGAATAA
- a CDS encoding AbrB family transcriptional regulator — MGTRKPIRLGAVALTIVLSVVGGLLFKLIQIPIPWLLGPMIAMLIGNNVVADRFVWPPQLRNAALIIVGYTIGLSLTAAALKEMAHELPYMLLMAVLLLAYCVGIAYVVSRFSGMGFRTALLGSIPGGLTQVIILAEETEGINITAVTFTQVTRLMMIVICVPLIVFSPILGQVKDASASAAAAVSAVAPSWGGLFPNILVFAVVSVVCAIIGNRIKLPTAYLLGPAIGTAIVQLCGLHGPALPGALTQMAQLMIGTYVGLMLRPRQLPNMVRNFTLAIVSGLLLIAGALGMAVLLSVLQPMSEATGLLSLAPGGMDQMGIIAHEIHADLPIVAGYQLFRMFFIFFLVPPLLRIVLRKQPRGEGRRGAA; from the coding sequence ATGGGTACACGCAAGCCGATTCGACTCGGCGCCGTTGCGTTGACGATTGTCCTGTCGGTGGTCGGCGGACTGCTGTTCAAACTGATTCAAATTCCGATTCCTTGGCTGCTCGGGCCCATGATCGCCATGCTTATCGGCAACAATGTGGTCGCGGACCGATTCGTCTGGCCGCCGCAGCTGCGGAATGCGGCGCTCATTATCGTCGGGTACACGATCGGGCTGTCGCTGACGGCGGCGGCATTAAAGGAAATGGCGCACGAGCTGCCCTATATGCTGCTGATGGCGGTGCTGCTGCTGGCCTATTGCGTGGGAATCGCCTATGTCGTATCGCGGTTTTCCGGCATGGGGTTTCGTACCGCGCTGCTGGGCAGCATTCCGGGCGGCTTGACGCAAGTCATTATCTTGGCCGAAGAGACGGAAGGCATTAACATTACGGCGGTGACGTTCACGCAGGTCACAAGACTGATGATGATCGTCATTTGCGTGCCGCTTATCGTATTCAGTCCGATTCTGGGCCAGGTGAAGGACGCTTCGGCTTCGGCCGCGGCTGCCGTCTCCGCCGTGGCGCCCAGCTGGGGCGGGCTGTTCCCGAACATTCTTGTGTTCGCGGTCGTCTCCGTCGTATGCGCCATCATCGGCAATCGCATTAAACTGCCGACCGCTTATTTGCTCGGACCTGCGATCGGCACGGCGATCGTGCAGTTGTGCGGCCTTCATGGTCCGGCGCTGCCCGGAGCATTGACGCAAATGGCGCAGCTGATGATCGGGACGTATGTAGGGCTGATGCTGAGACCGAGACAATTGCCGAATATGGTGCGCAACTTTACGCTTGCCATCGTCAGCGGGCTGCTGCTTATAGCCGGCGCGCTCGGAATGGCAGTGCTGCTGTCCGTGCTGCAGCCGATGTCCGAAGCGACGGGCTTGCTCAGCCTCGCGCCGGGCGGCATGGATCAGATGGGCATCATCGCCCATGAAATTCATGCGGATTTACCGATCGTGGCCGGGTATCAGCTGTTCCGGATGTTCTTTATTTTCTTCCTCGTGCCGCCGCTGCTGCGAATCGTGCTTCGCAAGCAGCCCCGGGGCGAGGGACGGCGGGGAGCCGCCTAA
- a CDS encoding DUF2089 domain-containing protein: MKYPILTQCPVCEHPLHAVKLECGHCRTTIENDFELSKLALLSPEQLHFVTTFLVNRGNIKEVEKELGISYPTVRGKLNEIITALGYDTQKKPEVDKKKVIAMLENGEITADEAVKMLKDE; encoded by the coding sequence ATGAAATATCCCATCCTCACGCAGTGTCCCGTATGCGAACATCCGCTGCATGCCGTCAAGCTGGAATGCGGGCATTGCCGGACGACGATCGAGAATGATTTTGAATTATCGAAGCTGGCGCTGCTCTCTCCCGAACAGCTCCATTTCGTAACGACCTTTCTAGTGAACAGAGGCAACATCAAGGAAGTGGAGAAAGAGCTCGGGATTTCTTACCCTACGGTGCGCGGCAAGCTTAACGAGATCATTACGGCTCTCGGCTACGATACGCAGAAGAAACCGGAAGTGGATAAGAAGAAGGTCATAGCCATGCTGGAGAATGGCGAAATCACCGCGGATGAAGCGGTCAAAATGTTGAAGGACGAATAG
- a CDS encoding carboxymuconolactone decarboxylase family protein, whose translation MHRLIPGTARTCFGETAPEFVRYSEEVLFGDVWRREELSLRDRSLITVSALVAAGQTGQLPYHLRLARDNGLSEEELAEAITHLAFYAGWPRAASALEVARTVFPKPASDE comes from the coding sequence ATGCATCGACTAATCCCTGGCACTGCACGCACGTGCTTCGGCGAGACGGCGCCGGAATTCGTCCGGTATTCGGAGGAGGTGCTCTTCGGCGACGTCTGGCGGCGGGAAGAACTTTCTCTTCGGGACAGAAGCTTAATAACGGTATCGGCTCTCGTCGCGGCCGGGCAAACCGGACAGCTGCCTTATCATCTGCGATTGGCGCGGGACAACGGTCTGTCGGAGGAAGAACTGGCGGAAGCGATCACGCATCTGGCGTTCTATGCAGGCTGGCCGCGGGCCGCGTCGGCGCTGGAAGTCGCCCGGACCGTATTCCCCAAACCAGCTAGTGACGAGTAA
- a CDS encoding winged helix-turn-helix transcriptional regulator, with translation MPHSQPQSSRSTNICSVLEILGAKWAFLVIAELSAGPRRFAQLNRDLAIVRTQSLTDVLRHLERSGIVNRQVFPTVPVTVEYSLTAKGKGFQDALKEMEKWAVRWGEGKNDDPGVIGG, from the coding sequence CTGCCGCACTCGCAGCCACAGTCGTCGCGTTCCACCAACATTTGTTCCGTTCTGGAAATTTTGGGCGCCAAATGGGCGTTTCTCGTCATTGCCGAGCTGTCCGCTGGACCGAGACGATTCGCGCAATTGAACCGGGATCTGGCGATCGTACGGACGCAATCGCTCACGGATGTGCTGCGCCACTTGGAGCGGAGCGGGATCGTGAACCGGCAAGTGTTTCCGACGGTCCCGGTGACGGTGGAATATTCGCTGACGGCGAAGGGCAAGGGGTTTCAGGACGCGCTGAAAGAAATGGAGAAATGGGCAGTCCGATGGGGAGAAGGCAAGAACGACGATCCCGGAGTGATTGGCGGCTAA
- a CDS encoding Rrf2 family transcriptional regulator yields MAQLKRFGLGLQALIVLATNDDLRSSAEIAEQIRCEPTALRKILAQLGDAGIVEVRQGRSGGYELTRSPEAITLFEVYTSLHDEQPVWDRMLDTTGDHGFGQRVNESFQTIMSEINIQVTKVLGNFTVADLMKS; encoded by the coding sequence ATGGCTCAATTGAAACGGTTTGGTTTGGGACTTCAAGCGCTGATCGTGCTGGCGACCAATGATGATTTACGTTCCAGCGCGGAGATCGCGGAGCAAATTCGATGCGAGCCGACCGCGCTTCGCAAAATACTCGCGCAGCTCGGCGATGCCGGTATCGTCGAGGTAAGGCAGGGCCGCTCGGGCGGCTACGAGCTGACTCGTTCCCCGGAAGCGATCACCTTATTCGAGGTGTACACTTCCCTGCATGACGAACAGCCGGTATGGGACCGGATGCTCGATACGACGGGCGATCACGGTTTCGGCCAGCGGGTGAACGAGTCGTTCCAGACCATCATGTCCGAAATCAATATACAAGTCACGAAGGTGCTGGGCAACTTTACCGTGGCGGACTTGATGAAAAGCTAA